ATGATATTTCCAAAAAGCCTGACGGCCAGGGCCAGGGTCCGGGATAATTCCCCCATGATATTGAAGGGCAGCATGAATACCGTGGGCTGAATATACTGTTTGAGATAACTGCCCAGGCCCTTTTTAGCAATGCCGAACAGGGGCACGGAAATAAACACACAGATTGCCAGGGCCGCCGTGGTGGAAAGCGATGCCGTGGGCGATTCATATCCCGGCACCACGGTAAGCAGGTTGCACGCGGCAATAAAAACAAACAGCGTGCCGATAAAAGGCGTATATCTTTTTGCTTTCTGCCGGCTGATTTCACTGATCTGGTCCTGGATACCGGAAACCAGAATTTCCAGTATGTTCTGCCAGGCACTGATTTTTGGCTCTGTGGACAGCCGTCTGGTGACAAGCCATGATCCGATTACCAGCAAAGCCATTACGACCCAGGTAAATACAATGGTCAGGTTCAAGGTGATAAAATGGTATTGAAAAAATACCACCTGATCCGGGCTGATCTGCTTGATATCCATAAAATTCATACAGGTGATCCTTTTGCCCGAAAGACAGCAGAAGGCTGCATTTTCACAATAAAAACCTTGCGCATGATCAATATCCCGCCAAGACAGGCCGTCATGCCCACCCATTCACCATTTCCCGCAAAATAAATTCCTGCCAGGGTAACAAAAGATCTGAAAAGAAAACTTACGACAAAAACAAGGCCGAAAAGTCTTGCGCCGGCAAACCGCTGCAGGGTCAGCCACAGACCGCCAAAGTGAAACCATCCGATCCCCAGGCCGACGGCCAGACAAAAACCAATTTTTTGCAGATCATACCATGTCATTTGCTTCTTAATCCTTTTTTCTGCTTTCTCTTTTGATCCAGTACCAGGCGTTCCAGCACCCGATTGCTACGCCGGTCAACAGCAGGGTCAATGTCCAGGAAGGTCTGCCCGGCCAGGTTTTGTCCAGCCACAGTCCCACAAATGTGCCGATCAGGGTGGGAATGGCCACAGACCAGCCCACCAGCCCGAACATGCCCAGGCCGAACCACACGGGGTGATCCGCATTGCGGGCAGCCAGTTTGCGTGCCTGCTTTGTTTCAATGGTTTTTGAGAATTTTTTGTCTTCCGGTATATCAGGCATAGTCCTGGAACTCCAGAAAACGGCGGATAAATCCGGCTTCAATGCGGGTGGCGGATGTACGCATGTTTTTTTCCTTTTGCTTTTGTTTCAAAAAGTCATTTTCCACGGTGTTTTTCAAGGATGCCAGATCCTTATCTTTCACTGCCCTACGCGTGGAGATGAAAACCGTATCCCCCTTTTTCACCAGCACCCCTTCCATAACGGCCATGTGCTGCTCTTGGCCATTTTCATCATGGAAACTCACGATACCCGATGTCAGTGCACTCACAAAATCCACATGCTTAGGAAACAGACCAAAAGATCCGTTCATTCCTTCCGCAGTGATCTTTTGCACATGGATGTCCAAAAAAACATGGGTGGGGAGCATCACCTTGAGTTTCATGATGTTTTGACCTCATCAATACTGCCGATCATATACAGGGCCTGTTCAGACCGGTCTGAAAATTTGTCATCCAGAATCTGCCGGCAGCCTTCCAGGGCATCTTCAATACTGACGGACCGGCCTTTATAACCCGTGAACTGTTCGGTCACAAAAAACGGCTGGGTCAGAAACCGTTCCAGGCGCCTGGCCCGGTAAACGGTCTGCCGGTCTTCTCTGGACAGCTCTTCAATGCCCAGCATGGAAATAATATCTTTGAGATTTTCATATTCAGCCAGTGTTTTTCGAATGTCTCCGGCAATGCGGTAGTGTTCTTCCCCCACAATATCAGGGGTCAGCATGCTGGAGTTGGACTGAAGCGGATCAACGGCCGGATAAAGCCCTTCCCCCGCTTTTTTCCGGGACAAAACAATGCTGGAAGACAAATGCCCGAAGGTATGGACTGCGGCAGGGTCTGTAAAATCATCCGCCGGCACATATACGGCCTGCACCGAGGTGATGGACCCGGTGGTGGAGTTGGTGATCCTTTCTTCGAGCTCGGCCAGTTCCGTACCCAGGGTGGGCTGGTACCCCAGGCGTGATGGCAGCCGTCCCAGCAGTCCGGAAACCTCCATGCCTGCCTGGATAAAACGGAAAATATTGTCTATGAGCAGAAACACATCCTGGTTGAGATCATCCCTGAAATATTCCGCCATGGTCAGTGCTGAATGGCCCACGCGAAACCGGGCCCCCGGGGGTTCATTCATCTGTCCGAACACCATGATGGTCTTGTCCAGTACACCGGCCTCCTGCATCTCATGGTACAACTCTTCTCCTTCTCTGCACCGTTCCCCGATCCCGCAGAACAGGCTGACCCCCTCATGAATGCCCACCATATTGTGAATCATCTCCATGATCAGGACGGTTTTTCCGACACCGGCACCGCCGAACAGTCCGCTTTTGCCGCCCTGTTCCAAAGGGGAGAGAATATCAATCACCTTGATGCCGGTTTCAAAAATCCGGGTGGATACTCTCTGTTTGTCCATGGACGGCGGAGAGCCATGAATGGTCCGATACTCTGCATCCTGAACCGGGTCCTTCTTGTCAATGGGTTCTCCAAACACATTCAAAGCCCGCCCCAGCAGTGATTTTGCCACGGGTACCTCAAGGTGGCGCCCCGTATCCCGGATCTTTGATTCCAACGCAAGTCCCTGGGTACTGGTCAGGGCAATACCGCGGATGGTCTGATCATCGAGGTGTAGGATCACTTCAATCTGGATGGTGTCATCCCTGCCACAGACAAGCATATTGTGCAGTTGCGGGATTTCATCTGAAAACCGGGCATCCACCACATTTCCCCGGATGGAGATGACCACTCCTGTATTCGGCTCTGATGTTGT
Above is a window of Desulfotignum balticum DSM 7044 DNA encoding:
- a CDS encoding F0F1 ATP synthase subunit A, translating into MNFMDIKQISPDQVVFFQYHFITLNLTIVFTWVVMALLVIGSWLVTRRLSTEPKISAWQNILEILVSGIQDQISEISRQKAKRYTPFIGTLFVFIAACNLLTVVPGYESPTASLSTTAALAICVFISVPLFGIAKKGLGSYLKQYIQPTVFMLPFNIMGELSRTLALAVRLFGNIMSGSKIVAILLAIIPFVFPVILQLLGLLTGLIQAYIFAVLAMVYIASATQIQEHSDTKTDTKKDDNQ
- a CDS encoding ATP synthase subunit I, which codes for MTWYDLQKIGFCLAVGLGIGWFHFGGLWLTLQRFAGARLFGLVFVVSFLFRSFVTLAGIYFAGNGEWVGMTACLGGILIMRKVFIVKMQPSAVFRAKGSPV
- a CDS encoding AtpZ/AtpI family protein; protein product: MPDIPEDKKFSKTIETKQARKLAARNADHPVWFGLGMFGLVGWSVAIPTLIGTFVGLWLDKTWPGRPSWTLTLLLTGVAIGCWNAWYWIKRESRKKD
- a CDS encoding F0F1 ATP synthase subunit epsilon, which translates into the protein MKLKVMLPTHVFLDIHVQKITAEGMNGSFGLFPKHVDFVSALTSGIVSFHDENGQEQHMAVMEGVLVKKGDTVFISTRRAVKDKDLASLKNTVENDFLKQKQKEKNMRTSATRIEAGFIRRFLEFQDYA
- the atpD gene encoding F0F1 ATP synthase subunit beta — its product is MSFDTTSEPNTGVVISIRGNVVDARFSDEIPQLHNMLVCGRDDTIQIEVILHLDDQTIRGIALTSTQGLALESKIRDTGRHLEVPVAKSLLGRALNVFGEPIDKKDPVQDAEYRTIHGSPPSMDKQRVSTRIFETGIKVIDILSPLEQGGKSGLFGGAGVGKTVLIMEMIHNMVGIHEGVSLFCGIGERCREGEELYHEMQEAGVLDKTIMVFGQMNEPPGARFRVGHSALTMAEYFRDDLNQDVFLLIDNIFRFIQAGMEVSGLLGRLPSRLGYQPTLGTELAELEERITNSTTGSITSVQAVYVPADDFTDPAAVHTFGHLSSSIVLSRKKAGEGLYPAVDPLQSNSSMLTPDIVGEEHYRIAGDIRKTLAEYENLKDIISMLGIEELSREDRQTVYRARRLERFLTQPFFVTEQFTGYKGRSVSIEDALEGCRQILDDKFSDRSEQALYMIGSIDEVKTS